A region of Bacillus cabrialesii DNA encodes the following proteins:
- the comGF gene encoding competence type IV pilus minor pilin ComGF, which produces MLISGSLAMIFQLFLSRQQEHDGFTQQEWMISVEQMMNECKQSQAVKTAEHGSVLICTNLSGQDIRFETYHSMIRKRVDGKGHVPILDHMTDMRANFENGVVFLKMKSENEKVYQTAFPVYPYLGGG; this is translated from the coding sequence TTGCTCATATCAGGATCGTTAGCTATGATCTTTCAGCTGTTTTTGTCACGTCAGCAGGAACATGACGGTTTCACACAGCAAGAATGGATGATTTCGGTTGAACAGATGATGAATGAGTGCAAGCAGTCACAAGCAGTTAAGACTGCCGAGCATGGGAGCGTACTGATCTGCACCAATCTTTCCGGGCAAGACATCCGTTTTGAAACCTATCATTCAATGATAAGAAAAAGGGTAGATGGCAAAGGGCATGTTCCGATTTTAGATCATATGACAGACATGAGGGCTAATTTTGAAAATGGTGTAGTTTTTCTGAAAATGAAGAGTGAGAACGAAAAAGTGTATCAAACCGCTTTTCCGGTTTATCCATATTTAGGAGGAGGATAA
- the comGE gene encoding competence type IV pilus minor pilin ComGE codes for MWRENNGFSTIETMSALSLWLFLLLSVIPMWDKLLADENMAESREIGYQMMNESISKYMMTGDEPASKTVTNNHISYALKWEEEGEYRNACISAAVYKEQPFCLSILRTDWLYAS; via the coding sequence ATGTGGAGAGAAAATAATGGTTTTTCAACAATAGAAACAATGTCTGCGTTAAGCCTATGGCTGTTTCTGCTGTTGTCGGTCATTCCCATGTGGGACAAATTATTAGCTGATGAAAATATGGCAGAATCACGAGAAATCGGCTACCAGATGATGAATGAAAGCATAAGCAAATATATGATGACTGGGGACGAACCTGCTTCAAAAACAGTTACAAACAACCATATTAGCTATGCGCTGAAGTGGGAGGAGGAGGGGGAATATCGAAACGCATGCATCTCAGCAGCAGTTTATAAAGAACAACCATTTTGCCTCAGCATACTGCGGACAGACTGGCTATACGCTTCTTAA
- the comGD gene encoding competence type IV pilus minor pilin ComGD, producing MNIKLNEEKGFTLLESLLVLSLASILLIAVFTTLPPVYGNTSVRQTAWQLKNDIMLAQQTAMSSHQRTKILFQRNNYQLVMGDTVIERPYALGLSIEPQTLKDRLEFNEKGHPNTGGKIRIKGHAVYDITVYLGSGRVNVERK from the coding sequence TTGAACATTAAATTAAATGAGGAGAAGGGATTTACCCTTTTAGAGAGCTTGCTTGTGTTAAGCCTCGCCTCTATCCTCCTGATTGCCGTGTTTACCACACTTCCTCCTGTTTATGGAAATACTTCTGTTCGCCAGACGGCATGGCAGCTGAAAAATGACATTATGCTTGCGCAGCAGACTGCGATGTCCAGTCATCAAAGAACAAAAATTCTCTTTCAGAGAAACAATTATCAATTAGTCATGGGTGATACGGTAATTGAACGGCCGTACGCATTGGGACTTTCTATAGAACCGCAGACATTAAAAGACCGCTTGGAATTTAATGAGAAAGGGCATCCGAATACAGGCGGAAAAATAAGAATAAAAGGACATGCTGTCTATGACATAACAGTTTATTTAGGGAGCGGGAGAGTCAATGTGGAGAGAAAATAA
- the comGC gene encoding comG operon protein ComGC, with the protein MNEKGFTLVEMLIVLFIISILLLITIPNVTKHNQSIQKKGCEGLQNMIKAQMTAFELDHEGQTPSLADLQSEGYVKKDAVCPNGKRIIISGGEVKVEH; encoded by the coding sequence ATGAATGAAAAAGGATTTACACTTGTTGAAATGTTGATTGTGCTCTTTATTATCTCGATCTTGCTTTTAATTACGATACCGAACGTTACAAAACATAATCAATCCATTCAGAAAAAAGGCTGTGAAGGCCTGCAAAACATGATTAAGGCACAAATGACCGCATTTGAGCTCGATCATGAAGGGCAAACACCGAGCCTAGCTGATTTGCAGTCAGAGGGTTATGTGAAAAAGGACGCAGTTTGTCCAAATGGGAAGCGAATTATCATCAGTGGCGGAGAAGTTAAGGTTGAACATTAA
- the comGB gene encoding competence type IV pilus assembly protein ComGB, with translation MKQIRKTWPLKDQAQLLKRLGEMTSGGYTLLDGLRLMELQMNKRQVDDLADAVTRLREGAPFYQVLKSLSFHKEAVGICYFAESHGELPASMIQSGELLERKIAQADQLKRVLRYPLFLIFTVAVMFYMLQSVIIPQFSGIYQSMNMETSRSTDMLFAFFQHFDLVIMLLALFAAGSGLYYWLVFKKKSPDRQMLICVRIPLIGSLVRLFNSYFFSLQLSSLLKSGLSIYDSLNAFKHQTFLPFYRCEAEQVIERLKAGESIEDAICESPFYETDFSKVISHGQLSGRLDRELFTYSQFILQRLEHKAQKWTGILQPMIYGFVAAMILIVYLSMLLPMYQMMNQM, from the coding sequence ATGAAACAGATTAGAAAAACCTGGCCGCTAAAGGATCAAGCACAGTTATTAAAGCGACTTGGTGAAATGACGTCGGGCGGTTATACGCTTCTTGATGGATTGCGCCTGATGGAACTCCAGATGAATAAAAGGCAGGTTGATGACTTGGCTGACGCGGTCACACGTTTGAGGGAAGGGGCTCCGTTTTATCAAGTATTAAAGAGTTTGTCATTTCATAAGGAAGCCGTGGGTATTTGTTATTTTGCAGAATCACATGGTGAACTGCCTGCTTCTATGATCCAGAGCGGAGAGCTGCTGGAGCGAAAAATTGCACAGGCGGACCAGCTGAAAAGAGTGCTGAGATATCCGCTTTTCCTTATTTTCACTGTAGCTGTCATGTTTTATATGCTACAGTCGGTCATCATTCCTCAGTTTTCCGGTATTTATCAATCGATGAATATGGAAACCTCACGTTCAACTGACATGCTTTTTGCTTTTTTTCAGCATTTTGATCTTGTAATTATGTTGCTGGCTCTTTTTGCTGCAGGTAGCGGGCTTTATTATTGGCTTGTATTTAAGAAAAAATCACCTGACCGGCAAATGCTTATTTGTGTCAGGATCCCTTTGATTGGAAGTCTTGTCAGGCTGTTTAACAGCTACTTTTTTTCTTTACAGCTAAGCAGCCTTTTAAAATCAGGTCTCTCCATTTATGACAGCCTTAACGCATTTAAACACCAAACGTTCCTCCCTTTCTACCGCTGTGAGGCTGAACAAGTGATTGAACGGCTGAAAGCTGGTGAATCAATTGAAGATGCTATTTGTGAAAGTCCTTTTTATGAAACTGATTTTTCAAAAGTCATATCTCACGGACAGCTGAGCGGCCGCCTTGATCGGGAACTTTTCACATACAGCCAGTTCATATTGCAGCGGCTCGAGCACAAAGCGCAAAAATGGACAGGCATCCTTCAGCCTATGATTTATGGATTTGTTGCAGCGATGATCTTAATTGTGTATTTATCTATGCTTTTGCCTATGTATCAGATGATGAATCAAATGTGA
- the comGA gene encoding competence protein ComGA: MDSIEKISRTLIEEAYITKASDIHIVPRERDAIIHFRVDHALLKKRNMKKEECVRLISHFKFLSAMDIGERRKPQSGSLTLKLEEGNVHLRMSTLPTINEESLVIRVMPQYNIPSIDRLSLFPKTGATLLSFLKHSHGMLIFTGPTGSGKTTTLYSLVQYAKKHFNRNIVTLEDPVETRDEDVLQVQVNEKAGVTYSAGLKAILRHDPDMIILGEIRDAETAKIAVRAAMTGHLVLTSLHTRDAKGAIYRLLEFGINMNEIEQTLIAIAAQRLVDLACPFCENGCSSVYCRQSRNTRRASVYELLYGKNLQQCIQEAKGNHANYQYQTLRQIIRKGIALGYLTTNNYDRWVYHETD; encoded by the coding sequence TTGGATTCAATAGAAAAGATAAGCAGAACCTTGATTGAAGAGGCATATATAACAAAGGCTTCTGATATTCACATTGTGCCGAGGGAGCGTGACGCCATCATTCATTTTCGGGTTGATCATGCTTTGTTGAAAAAAAGAAACATGAAAAAAGAAGAGTGTGTAAGACTGATTTCCCATTTTAAATTTCTCTCAGCGATGGATATAGGGGAAAGACGAAAGCCGCAAAGTGGTTCGCTTACGTTAAAACTTGAAGAGGGAAATGTTCATTTAAGAATGTCAACGCTTCCCACAATTAATGAAGAAAGCCTCGTGATCAGAGTGATGCCTCAATACAATATCCCTTCGATAGATAGACTGTCATTATTTCCGAAGACAGGAGCCACCTTACTCTCATTTTTAAAACATTCCCATGGCATGCTCATTTTTACCGGACCGACTGGTTCAGGGAAGACCACCACATTATATTCTCTCGTTCAATATGCAAAAAAACACTTTAATCGAAATATTGTCACACTGGAGGACCCTGTTGAGACACGGGACGAGGATGTTCTACAAGTGCAGGTGAATGAAAAAGCCGGTGTGACATATTCCGCGGGGCTGAAGGCTATTTTGCGCCATGACCCGGATATGATTATTTTAGGTGAAATCAGAGACGCGGAAACCGCGAAAATTGCTGTGCGGGCAGCGATGACGGGGCATCTGGTGCTGACGAGCCTTCATACGAGAGATGCGAAGGGTGCGATTTACAGGCTGCTTGAATTCGGCATCAATATGAATGAAATCGAACAGACTCTCATTGCAATAGCTGCTCAGCGTTTGGTTGATTTGGCTTGCCCGTTTTGTGAAAACGGTTGTTCATCGGTGTATTGCCGCCAGTCACGGAATACCAGAAGAGCAAGCGTTTATGAGCTCCTTTACGGAAAAAATCTTCAGCAATGCATTCAGGAGGCAAAAGGAAATCATGCAAATTACCAATATCAAACGCTGCGTCAAATTATCAGAAAAGGAATTGCGCTTGGCTACTTGACGACAAACAACTACGACCGGTGGGTTTATCATGAAACAGATTAG
- a CDS encoding CBS domain-containing protein has translation MKIRDIMTKNVECCEPTASITELAKKMRDSNVGSIPICENGTLQGIVSDRDIVTRCLAENQMDAQASDIMSPDIVSGHPDMSAEEAGQLMAEHQIRRLPILENERIAGIVALGDLSVKKDTDQKAGEALSEISKTA, from the coding sequence ATGAAAATAAGAGACATCATGACGAAAAATGTAGAATGCTGTGAACCAACCGCTTCAATCACGGAACTAGCGAAAAAGATGAGAGACTCCAATGTCGGTTCTATTCCAATCTGTGAAAATGGGACACTTCAAGGGATTGTTTCTGACCGGGATATTGTGACGAGATGCTTAGCTGAAAATCAGATGGATGCACAAGCAAGTGACATCATGAGCCCTGACATCGTATCCGGCCATCCTGATATGTCTGCTGAAGAAGCGGGGCAGCTTATGGCAGAGCACCAAATCCGCCGTTTACCGATTCTTGAAAACGAACGAATTGCAGGTATTGTTGCATTAGGCGATCTTTCCGTTAAGAAAGATACTGATCAAAAAGCCGGAGAAGCATTAAGTGAAATTTCTAAAACAGCATAA
- the corA gene encoding magnesium transporter CorA, whose amino-acid sequence MKAHTGKDWFWYQMGPQERNKARDLIHFSHWPQCEKWFENNHHINFLRVDTTETDNEAVFGSIVYDQGLGEEKDHTVFHFYITRQYFFTINFDFSILKGIKGKQVVQQMERADNAIEGFLILLGELMNAYLIGVDEFEVKLRKLRWQIKDDNSKSILNRVHLLRHELMIWKNLILSAKKIEMALKETFLPQNEGNKDYQRARLKIDRGFTYISEFEGELNNLLHSEEVITSHRGNEIVKALTIFTTLFTPITALGALWGMNFSVMPELNWKYGYLFSLLLIITSTVLIYLYLKKKGWTGDMLQERKDKKKSRKKRML is encoded by the coding sequence ATGAAGGCACATACGGGAAAGGATTGGTTTTGGTACCAAATGGGGCCTCAGGAAAGAAATAAGGCAAGAGATCTGATCCATTTTTCTCATTGGCCTCAATGTGAAAAGTGGTTTGAAAATAACCATCATATTAATTTTTTGCGCGTAGATACAACTGAAACGGATAATGAAGCGGTATTTGGCTCGATTGTATATGATCAGGGACTTGGTGAGGAAAAAGACCATACTGTTTTTCACTTTTATATTACCAGACAATATTTTTTTACCATTAACTTTGATTTTTCGATTTTGAAAGGGATTAAGGGAAAACAAGTTGTTCAGCAAATGGAGCGAGCCGACAATGCCATAGAGGGATTTTTGATTCTTCTCGGCGAGTTAATGAATGCGTACCTAATCGGTGTTGATGAATTTGAAGTAAAGCTGAGAAAGCTTAGATGGCAAATCAAAGACGACAATAGCAAAAGCATTTTAAACCGTGTTCATCTTCTGCGCCATGAGCTGATGATCTGGAAAAACTTAATCCTCAGCGCAAAAAAAATTGAAATGGCGTTGAAAGAAACCTTTTTGCCGCAAAATGAAGGGAATAAGGACTATCAGCGAGCCCGTCTGAAAATCGACAGGGGGTTTACATACATCAGTGAATTTGAAGGGGAGCTTAACAATCTGCTGCATTCAGAGGAAGTCATTACCTCTCACAGGGGAAACGAAATTGTAAAAGCGCTGACCATTTTCACAACGCTTTTTACGCCGATTACAGCACTGGGTGCCCTCTGGGGCATGAACTTTTCAGTGATGCCTGAGCTGAATTGGAAATACGGATATCTCTTTTCTCTCTTATTGATTATCACGTCTACGGTCCTAATCTACCTATATTTGAAGAAGAAAGGCTGGACGGGAGATATGCTGCAGGAACGGAAGGATAAAAAGAAATCTCGAAAGAAACGGATGCTGTAG
- a CDS encoding hemolysin family protein — translation MPSLEKAVVLEFVNLLAVAILILLTGFFVAVEFSIVKVRRSRIDQLVAKGKKGAKAAKHVITHLDEYLSACQLGITVAALGLGWLGEPTVQTLLRPLFHKAGLNESLTHLLSLVIAFLAVTYLNVVIGELAPKSFAIQKAETITLMLAKPLIWFYKIMFPFIWLLNHSARLITGAFGLKPASEHELAYTEEELRVLLAESYKSGEIRKSELKYMNNIFTFDKRMAKEIMVPRNEMVSLSLDEDSVPNLQETVKQTKYTRYPVVREDKDNVIGVINMKEVLFSMLTKDFSLDKQQIEPFIQPVIHVIETIPIYKLLLKMQKERTHMAILIDEYGGTSGLVTVEDIVEEIVGEIRDEFDADEVPHIRELGKDHYLLNAKLLISDVNNLLGTDLSDAEVDTLGGWFLTQNIDAEPESVINYDGYSFKVKDIDSHHILFIEVKKAE, via the coding sequence ATGCCTTCCTTGGAGAAGGCAGTTGTTTTGGAATTTGTCAATTTACTAGCAGTCGCTATTCTCATTTTGTTAACAGGATTTTTTGTCGCCGTAGAATTTTCAATCGTAAAAGTGCGGCGATCCAGAATTGATCAGCTTGTTGCAAAAGGAAAGAAAGGCGCTAAAGCCGCAAAGCATGTCATCACTCACCTTGATGAATATTTATCAGCCTGCCAGCTGGGCATCACAGTCGCAGCTTTAGGACTGGGCTGGCTTGGGGAACCGACTGTGCAAACCCTGCTTCGGCCGCTTTTTCATAAAGCAGGCTTAAATGAGTCGCTTACCCACCTTCTGTCACTTGTTATCGCCTTTTTAGCGGTGACGTATTTAAATGTCGTCATCGGGGAGCTCGCGCCAAAGAGCTTCGCCATTCAAAAAGCAGAAACCATTACCTTGATGTTAGCCAAACCGCTTATTTGGTTTTATAAAATCATGTTTCCATTCATTTGGCTGCTGAACCACTCTGCCCGGTTGATTACAGGGGCGTTTGGACTGAAGCCGGCATCAGAGCATGAGCTGGCGTATACGGAGGAAGAGCTGCGGGTTCTTTTGGCTGAAAGCTATAAAAGCGGTGAAATCAGAAAAAGCGAATTGAAATATATGAATAATATCTTCACGTTTGATAAACGAATGGCAAAGGAAATCATGGTGCCGCGAAATGAAATGGTCAGTTTGTCACTTGATGAAGATTCCGTTCCTAATCTGCAGGAAACAGTGAAGCAAACAAAATATACACGGTACCCAGTGGTCAGAGAGGATAAAGATAACGTCATCGGCGTAATCAATATGAAAGAAGTGCTGTTTTCAATGCTGACGAAAGATTTTTCACTCGATAAACAGCAAATCGAACCTTTCATTCAGCCCGTTATCCATGTTATCGAAACGATTCCTATTTATAAATTACTGCTGAAAATGCAAAAGGAACGCACTCATATGGCCATCCTCATTGATGAATATGGCGGGACTTCCGGTTTGGTCACTGTCGAGGATATTGTCGAAGAAATTGTAGGAGAAATCCGCGATGAATTTGATGCGGATGAAGTCCCTCATATTCGCGAGCTCGGAAAGGATCACTATTTATTAAATGCAAAATTATTAATCAGCGATGTAAACAACCTGCTCGGAACAGATTTATCAGACGCAGAAGTGGATACCTTGGGCGGATGGTTTCTGACACAAAATATAGATGCTGAGCCTGAAAGTGTCATTAACTATGACGGCTACTCTTTTAAGGTAAAAGATATTGACAGCCATCACATTTTATTTATAGAAGTAAAAAAAGCTGAATAG
- a CDS encoding STAS domain-containing protein, protein MIALDQHVTEHKKDIIKQWLETCTSKGSWLHSAKDQQKLEQKLKDQHEALVTIVAKSLRKAEDVKDELNRWSLQCARDRAVHEVTVTESVGQFNAFRQIMFEWIQKFSEASPQEISIRDIYEWSRILNQTIDEIIEVFTEEYHQVTMIQLNAQKEMINELSAPIMPISDGIGILPLVGEIDTYRARTILESVLQQCSALKLSYLFLDISGVPIVDTMVAYQIFKVIDSTKLLGIETIISGIRPEIAQTVVKLGLDFSNVKTEQSLAKALANRGFKIEEC, encoded by the coding sequence ATGATAGCTCTTGATCAGCATGTAACAGAGCACAAAAAAGATATTATCAAACAATGGCTGGAAACTTGCACGTCAAAAGGAAGCTGGCTGCATTCCGCTAAAGATCAGCAAAAATTAGAACAAAAGTTAAAAGACCAGCACGAAGCATTAGTGACCATCGTGGCGAAATCCCTTAGGAAAGCAGAAGACGTAAAGGATGAGCTTAATCGATGGTCTCTTCAATGCGCCAGAGACCGTGCCGTTCATGAAGTGACTGTAACAGAAAGCGTCGGCCAATTTAACGCTTTCAGGCAGATCATGTTTGAATGGATTCAGAAATTCAGCGAAGCTTCTCCTCAAGAAATCAGCATTCGGGATATATATGAGTGGAGCCGGATCTTGAACCAAACCATTGATGAGATCATCGAGGTGTTTACTGAAGAATATCACCAGGTCACCATGATCCAATTAAACGCGCAAAAAGAGATGATTAATGAATTGAGCGCACCGATCATGCCGATTTCTGATGGAATAGGAATTCTTCCGCTTGTCGGTGAAATTGATACGTACAGAGCGAGGACGATTTTGGAATCGGTGCTGCAACAGTGCTCAGCGTTAAAGCTATCGTATTTATTTTTAGATATTTCGGGCGTACCCATCGTTGATACAATGGTGGCCTATCAAATTTTTAAAGTGATTGACAGCACCAAGCTGCTCGGCATTGAGACGATTATTTCAGGAATCAGGCCAGAAATTGCCCAAACTGTGGTGAAGCTTGGCCTGGATTTTTCGAATGTGAAAACCGAGCAAAGCCTCGCTAAAGCTCTGGCTAATAGAGGATTTAAGATAGAAGAATGTTGA
- the mgsR gene encoding transcriptional regulator MgsR: MEQIIFYSYPSCTSCRKTKHWLKAHQIEFNERHLFRETPTVEELKYILSLTTEGIDEILATRSQTFKNLNLNIEEMTVNEVLELLIEKPKLLRRPILVDSKKLVIGYNPGELLKLSKKKTVHQSA, from the coding sequence ATGGAACAAATCATTTTTTACTCATATCCAAGCTGCACGTCATGCCGAAAAACAAAACATTGGCTAAAAGCGCATCAAATTGAATTTAACGAACGGCACTTATTCAGAGAAACCCCGACAGTAGAGGAATTAAAGTACATTTTATCGTTAACGACAGAAGGAATTGATGAAATTTTAGCGACAAGAAGCCAGACCTTCAAAAATTTAAATCTAAACATCGAAGAGATGACGGTAAATGAGGTGCTGGAGCTTTTAATCGAGAAGCCGAAGCTTTTGCGGCGTCCGATTCTTGTGGACAGCAAAAAGCTGGTGATTGGCTATAATCCGGGCGAACTGTTGAAGTTATCGAAGAAGAAAACGGTCCATCAATCTGCATGA
- a CDS encoding DUF2626 domain-containing protein, which translates to MNRMFRVLGFWTGIFAVMFYLGDMKDASLLFFGQTILFVFLSYLNLTERMYIYIFGAYLTIFFAGFTYYSIFIMTPGGGGH; encoded by the coding sequence ATGAATCGCATGTTCCGGGTGTTAGGATTTTGGACGGGAATTTTTGCAGTCATGTTTTATTTGGGTGATATGAAAGATGCTTCCCTTTTATTTTTTGGACAGACGATCTTATTCGTATTTCTATCGTATTTGAATTTAACTGAACGCATGTATATTTATATTTTTGGCGCTTATCTAACGATTTTCTTCGCCGGCTTTACATATTACTCGATTTTTATTATGACGCCCGGCGGCGGAGGCCATTAA
- a CDS encoding MBL fold metallo-hydrolase: protein MKWRRMPVGPIQANAYFLISDDQCLIFDPGGEGNKINQYIKEKGLTPLAILLTHAHFDHIGALDEVREKWDIPVYLHQNEKNWLTDASLNGSGMLRGIKVKAKPADHLIEGDGELNIGPFHLETLFTPGHSPGSVSYYVKDADLVISGDVLFQGGIGRTDLIGGDQETLLTSIHEKLLTLPEHTLVLSGHGPETDVQTEQNQNPFLNGFSL, encoded by the coding sequence GTGAAATGGAGAAGAATGCCAGTAGGGCCGATTCAAGCGAACGCGTATTTTCTCATCAGTGATGATCAATGCCTGATTTTTGATCCGGGCGGCGAAGGAAATAAAATCAATCAATACATAAAAGAAAAAGGGCTCACGCCTTTAGCCATTTTGCTTACACATGCCCATTTTGACCATATTGGGGCTTTAGACGAAGTGAGAGAAAAATGGGATATCCCTGTTTACCTGCATCAGAATGAAAAAAATTGGCTTACGGATGCCTCTTTAAACGGCTCCGGTATGCTGCGGGGGATAAAAGTCAAAGCTAAGCCTGCAGATCATCTGATTGAAGGAGACGGTGAGCTGAATATCGGGCCGTTTCATTTGGAAACATTATTTACGCCGGGACATTCGCCAGGCAGTGTTTCCTACTACGTGAAGGATGCAGACTTGGTGATCTCAGGAGATGTCCTGTTTCAAGGCGGCATCGGGCGTACAGATTTAATTGGCGGCGATCAAGAAACGCTGCTGACGTCCATTCATGAAAAATTGCTTACGCTGCCGGAGCACACGCTGGTGTTAAGCGGCCATGGCCCTGAAACAGACGTGCAGACAGAGCAGAATCAAAATCCTTTTTTAAATGGGTTTTCATTGTAA
- a CDS encoding DUF2759 domain-containing protein, with protein sequence MLLVVIFGLVALFALWGVLRSVKNRNILGFLLAGATLFVFGWFTVMTVINSGYPTAH encoded by the coding sequence ATGCTACTTGTCGTGATTTTCGGCCTTGTCGCTCTTTTCGCTTTATGGGGAGTCTTGCGTTCTGTTAAAAATAGAAATATACTTGGTTTTTTATTAGCTGGAGCCACCTTATTTGTCTTTGGCTGGTTTACCGTAATGACCGTGATAAACAGCGGCTATCCAACCGCACATTAA
- a CDS encoding MTH1187 family thiamine-binding protein, producing MAIADVTIIPIGTETPSVSAYVADVQKILEGYKAEGKIKYQLTPMNTLIEGELSDLFTVIQAIHEAPFQKGLHRVATNIRIDDRRDKKTTLESKIESVNKHLQQ from the coding sequence ATGGCTATCGCAGATGTAACCATTATCCCAATCGGTACGGAAACACCAAGTGTAAGTGCTTATGTGGCCGATGTGCAAAAGATTTTAGAAGGGTATAAAGCTGAAGGGAAAATCAAATATCAGCTGACACCGATGAACACGCTGATCGAGGGAGAACTCAGTGATCTTTTCACTGTCATTCAGGCCATTCACGAAGCGCCGTTTCAAAAAGGGCTACACAGAGTGGCGACAAACATCCGCATTGATGACAGACGTGACAAAAAAACGACGCTTGAAAGCAAAATAGAAAGTGTCAATAAACATTTGCAGCAATAA
- a CDS encoding M14 family metallopeptidase — protein sequence MMAFITVKPEIKHNLARVARELKIDEELLRIANRFAERHQLYCPGYVIEEHNDKEFQTIQDIKSFLQPRQLDLSDNWVEQEKIYDHSAVQKEIKKIIDVFPFVSCREIGRSVLGRPTWELKTGGEHAAKKVHMNASFHANEWITTSVLLKWFKEYCMSLCCSSSFFGFSPMKLFSSTSLSLVPLVNPDGVDLVLNGTEGMGARKDELERLNDHRPNFNEWKANINGVDLNKQFPSLWEIEKYRKPTVPSYRDFPGTSPLTEPESIAMYRLITENPPDRMLALHTQGEEIYWGYKGLEPEESAAVVKDFEKVSGNIYKGIRDIDSYAGFRDWFIHHYFKEGYTVELGKGQNPLPFQQFSHIYHATNGILWRALFFHE from the coding sequence ATGATGGCGTTTATTACGGTGAAACCTGAGATCAAGCACAATTTGGCCAGAGTGGCGAGAGAGCTGAAGATAGACGAGGAATTGCTTAGAATTGCAAATCGCTTTGCCGAGAGACATCAATTGTATTGTCCCGGTTACGTTATAGAAGAGCATAACGACAAGGAGTTTCAAACCATTCAGGACATAAAGAGCTTTTTACAGCCCCGGCAGCTGGACCTTTCTGATAACTGGGTGGAGCAAGAAAAAATCTATGATCATTCAGCTGTTCAAAAGGAAATCAAAAAAATCATTGATGTGTTTCCGTTTGTCTCATGCCGGGAAATCGGCCGTTCAGTACTCGGCAGGCCAACCTGGGAGCTGAAGACTGGCGGGGAGCATGCCGCAAAAAAGGTCCATATGAACGCCTCATTTCATGCGAATGAGTGGATCACAACGTCTGTCCTGCTGAAATGGTTTAAGGAATATTGTATGTCATTATGCTGCAGCTCGTCTTTTTTCGGCTTTTCTCCCATGAAGCTGTTCAGCAGCACATCCTTGTCTCTCGTGCCGCTTGTTAATCCGGATGGCGTTGATCTTGTCTTGAACGGAACAGAAGGCATGGGAGCCAGGAAAGATGAGCTCGAAAGGTTAAATGACCATCGCCCGAATTTTAATGAATGGAAAGCGAATATAAACGGGGTTGATTTAAATAAACAATTTCCGTCGCTATGGGAAATAGAAAAATACCGCAAACCAACAGTGCCCAGCTATCGTGATTTTCCGGGAACCTCGCCGCTTACGGAGCCGGAATCCATTGCGATGTACCGGCTGATAACGGAGAATCCGCCTGACAGAATGCTGGCTCTCCATACTCAGGGAGAAGAAATTTATTGGGGCTATAAAGGCCTTGAGCCTGAAGAATCTGCTGCTGTCGTAAAGGATTTTGAGAAGGTAAGCGGGAACATTTATAAAGGAATAAGGGATATAGACAGCTATGCGGGATTTCGCGATTGGTTTATTCACCATTATTTTAAAGAAGGGTATACGGTGGAACTTGGAAAAGGCCAAAATCCTTTGCCGTTTCAGCAGTTTTCACATATTTATCACGCGACAAACGGCATTTTGTGGAGGGCGTTATTTTTTCATGAGTAA